Proteins encoded by one window of Lathyrus oleraceus cultivar Zhongwan6 chromosome 1, CAAS_Psat_ZW6_1.0, whole genome shotgun sequence:
- the LOC127090849 gene encoding uncharacterized protein LOC127090849, whose amino-acid sequence MTKVYGTGTYDFRRHRVAEYPLAEPKAGERSQKGGGGGSLQSTVTVSEIQRDRLTKIAESNWLKTDEKKKDFDPELVVKIYETELLVKEGQGNKPVPLQRVMILEVSQYLENYLWPHFDPLSATFEHVMSIIIMVNEKFRENVAAWVCFHDRKDVFKEFLERVVRLKEGRELNIAEKTNYLVFNLKV is encoded by the exons ATGACGAAGGTTTACGGCACCGGAACATACGATTTCCGCCGTCACAGAGTAGCGGAGTACCCATTGGCAGAACCAAAAGCAGGAGAGCGGAGTCAAAAAGGAGGTGGCGGTGGCAGTTTACAGAGCACAGTAACTGTTTCTGAGATTCAACGAGACCGTCTCACTAAGATTGCTGAATCGAACTGGTTGAAAACTGATGAGAAGAAGAAAGATTTCGATCCAGAGCTTGTTGTGAAGATTTATGAAACGGAGTTGTTGGTGAAAGAAGGTCAAGGTAATAAACCTGTTCCTCTTCAGAGAGTTATGATTTTGGAAGTTAGTCAGTATTTGGAGAATTACCTCTGGCCGCATTTCGATCCTCTTAGTGCTACTTTTGAGCATGTTATGTCAATCATCATCATGGTCAATGAAAAG TTCCGAGAGAATGTTGCTGCTTGGGTTTGCTTCCATGATAGGAAAGATGTTTTCAAAGAATTTCTTGAGAGGGTTGTTCGATTAAAGGAG GGAAGAGAACTGAATATTGCAGAGAAGACAAATTACCTTGTTTTCAATCTGAAAGTTTAA